The Longimicrobium sp. genome includes the window TTCCTCAACCAGAAGCGCGACCAGTTCGACGAGCTGGAGGCGGAGTGGGTGGCCACCCAGGAGGAGGGGGTGCAGACGCTGTGGGAGCGCGTCCAGGACTGGCTGGACCGCGAGTTCGACGAGGCCAACCGCGGCGCGGTGATCTACGCCGAGGCGGGGGGCGACTGGTTCGAGGCCATGCAGTTCCCCGTCCCCGTGCAGAACCGGCTGGTGGTGGCCGAGCGCCCCGTGGTGGGGCCGCTGGCCCAGGTGCTGGAGAGCTACCGCCACTACGGGGTGATCCTGCTGGACCGCGAGCACGTGCGCATCCTGAGCGTGTACCTGGGCACGCTGCTCGACGAGCTGGAGTACCGCGGCGACCCGCTCCCCACGCCCAGCGACGTGCAGGCCGGCGGCTACTCGCAGAGCCGCTACCAGCGGCGCAAGGCCGAGGAGATGCGCCACTTCTTCAAGGAGTTCGCGCACGAGGTGGAGGAGTTCGACGCCCGCTACCGCCCCGACGACCTGGTGCTGCTGGGCAC containing:
- a CDS encoding Vms1/Ankzf1 family peptidyl-tRNA hydrolase is translated as MISKQDLERLINREETGRPVISLFLDLSVNANNKRTHQVFLNQKRDQFDELEAEWVATQEEGVQTLWERVQDWLDREFDEANRGAVIYAEAGGDWFEAMQFPVPVQNRLVVAERPVVGPLAQVLESYRHYGVILLDREHVRILSVYLGTLLDELEYRGDPLPTPSDVQAGGYSQSRYQRRKAEEMRHFFKEFAHEVEEFDARYRPDDLVLLGT